The DNA region GCGGTCCATCACCTCACAACCCACTTCTTTTTCAAGATTACGCGCTTGTGATGGCGATATTTCATGGTCGACTAGTACTGTGTCAATTTCCCAATCGTTGATATTAGGTGGCGCTTTATCAAACTCGATATCATATGACTCATGATTAACAAAAGCGCGAATTTCTTCACGCTTACCTTCACCGAGATAGGCTTTAATATCAAACCCGGCTCGTTTCTGTACAAAGGTCTTCACCACATCGTAACCTAAGGTTTTTGCAAGTTCGCGTAGCTCGGTGAGTGAGGCTTCAAACTCGGCATCACTGACGTTGGGCAATTGAACAGCCGCGACTAGCGCGAGATTTGAACGCTCTTTAACTTCTTTTTGCATTAGGTACTTTGTGTCTTAATTTGTTGAGGTCAGATAGTACCTGAAAAGTGCGATTTGACCTTATTGAGTTTCAAGGTTGGATACTATTTATTTACGTTTAATTATTCAGTTAAGTTTTAAGAATCATGCTCTCAGAAAAACAACTAGGCACTTTCTTCCATCATACATTTACAGCATGCCCAAGGCTTCTGCTGGCTCATGAAAAGCAAACCCTAATGCAGTAGCCACAGGTAAATTAGTCACTTTGCCTTGATGAATATTTAAGCCATTTCTCAAATCTTCATCATCGCGCAATGCTTGTAAGCCTTTATCTGCCAGCGCAATCACATAAGGCAAAGTGGCATTATTAAGCGCATACGCTGAGGTGCGGGGCACAGAGCCCGGCATGTTTGCTACGCAGTAATGAATCACGCCATCCACGATATAAGTCGGTGCATCGTGCGTAGTGGGATGCGCTGTTTCACAGCAACCGCCCTGATCAATCGCCACATCGACAATCACACTACCAGATTTCATACGCGCTACCACTTCACGCGTAATCAGCTTAGGGGCTGACGCACCAGGAATCAAAACTGCACCAATCACTAAATCAGCCATGATGCAGTGCTGTTCAATCGCATCGGCTGTTGAGCTAACAGTATGCAATCGATGGCCAAACTGCTTTTGAAGCTTATGCAATACATCAATATTGCGATCTAATACGGTGACATTAGCACCCATGCCAAGCGCAACATCAATCGCATGTACCCCTACTACACCGCCACCAAGCACAGTGACCATGGCAGGCTCCACTCCCGGGATGCCTCCCAGCAATATGCCTAAGCCGCCATGCGCTTTTTCAAGAAAATAGGCACCCGCCTGCACTGCAAGCCTACCTGCCACTTCAGACATCGGTGCCAATAATGGTAATCCAACTTTACCCGTTACCGTTTCATAAGCAATACAGGTTGCGCCAGAATCTATAAGCTCACTTGCTTGCTGCGGGTCTGGCGCGAGATGCAAATAAGTAAACAGCATCTGCCCTGACTGTAACCACTGCCGCTCCAAGGCTTGCGGCTCTTTGACTTTAACAATCAATTCAGCGCTTTTAAATAGCTCTTGTGCAGATTGAACAATGCTTGCACCAGCCGCCAGATAGTGTTCATCTGTGGCACTAATGCCAATACCTGCGCCGGCCTCTACCATCACCTCATGGCCTCGTGATACTAGCTCACGCACGTTCTCAGGTACTAGGCCTACTCGGTATTCTTGTACTTTTATTTCTTTAGGCACACCAATGAGCATGAGCAAACACTCCTTCATTATTTTCTTGTTACGGTACTTTGGTTACGGTACTTTGGTTACGGTACTTTGGTTACGGTACTTTGGTTACGGTGCTGGCGCTGTAGCAACTGACTAAGCTTTACCCAAGCTAATTGCACAGTTGTTATATAATGACTAACTTTCCTAAACTTAAAAACAGAATAGCCTTTTGTACAGGCGCCACTTGATCTGCAAATAGTGTTGCATAGTCTTCTAACTGAGCACGATATTGCGCGGCAATTGTTTTCAGTTCACTATCTGTCAGATTACGCTCTAAACTCACTGATTTGTAATCAATAATCCAACGGATACCATCTTCAATAAACGTACGGTCTATCACATAGCTTTTCACCACATCATTTTGACAGCGAGTAATACCCAGCTCAGCGCCTGCATCAGGTCTTGTTTTTAGCACCCACTGACCATCTGCACTATTCAGGGTCTGTTTTAATATCTTTTGTACGGTAACCGCTGCATCGTTGGCTATAGACTCTACGTGCCCTCGCTGACGCAACCAGTATTGCATGGCAGGCGAAAGTGTTTCGATGTGAGACTCCGTCCAATGAGACAACCCTTGTTGTGCAATCATCTCCATATATCGATGAGCC from Methylotenera sp. L2L1 includes:
- the ald gene encoding alanine dehydrogenase, with the protein product MLIGVPKEIKVQEYRVGLVPENVRELVSRGHEVMVEAGAGIGISATDEHYLAAGASIVQSAQELFKSAELIVKVKEPQALERQWLQSGQMLFTYLHLAPDPQQASELIDSGATCIAYETVTGKVGLPLLAPMSEVAGRLAVQAGAYFLEKAHGGLGILLGGIPGVEPAMVTVLGGGVVGVHAIDVALGMGANVTVLDRNIDVLHKLQKQFGHRLHTVSSTADAIEQHCIMADLVIGAVLIPGASAPKLITREVVARMKSGSVIVDVAIDQGGCCETAHPTTHDAPTYIVDGVIHYCVANMPGSVPRTSAYALNNATLPYVIALADKGLQALRDDEDLRNGLNIHQGKVTNLPVATALGFAFHEPAEALGML